caaaattaaatgaaattatacatttcttgttttctttattttatatatttctcagtaaatatttcttgttttctttatttcaatatttctcAGTAAATAAAACTTACTGCACAAAAAACTTGTTGATAAATGTACCTTTAGAAATTAATTCACTTCAATTTTAAAACTAAGAAACTTTCAACTTcaagtcattaaaaaaataacgcACATTGTCcctgaaaatatcaaaattcgTTTAAAGTGTagtaaaaattcaaaatatattttaaaaagcttttgtaaccgtttttttttcttttgggtaGAAATATTGTAATATGATAATGTATATATTTATCAATCATTAAGGTTTTACATCTTTCGAGTTCATTGTAATATGATAATGTATATATTTATCAATCATTAAGGTTTTACATCTTTCGAGGACAGTACAGACCTCGTTGAGAATTtaaatcaatacaaataaactgtttaaaatgtttgaGAGCTGTAATAACCTGAACAACTAAATGACAATATTAAGTTTTTGAGCTTATGTGGCAGTCTTGTCCAAttacataaagcctgtaagaaaAGAACTTACTAAGCATGCCGAAAAGTATAGCTCAAAAGAAACAGTTTCCCAGCCAAACTTAAATTAAGTTTACATATCTGCATTGGTGTCCCACTCATACTTTTGCTTCGCAAAGAAgtttgtcaagcaatattttctgcttaacagctttataaaagtGAGCCATGTGAccatgaatatgcaaattaaagTAGATTCTAATAGTCAATATATTCCTGCCATTGGCTGCTATTGCTGCAGTCAAACAATGGACGCGCCAAACACAGCTCTCAACcaatgaaatgtcttcctttgacctcagtgaggacGCCGTTTGGGATTGTGACGTcttatgctttttttttttttttcaagtctgGGTTTACAAGACAAAGTGTTTTCACAAGATGCCTTGTACGTTCTTTAGTGTACTTATAAATCTCTTAAAATGCATGTTTTACTCAACATTATGAAACCTGTTATGTTTTATCAATGACTAGTCGAAAGCCAGTAATTAATGGTTCCGTTATTTCATTTGTCTACTTCTCTCTTCAAGCCGATTGCAAATCAACTTTCAGCTAAGAATCGCATTACGTTATGCTTTTTTCCATAAAGAGTGTAAATAAATTATATAGATCTAAGAAtttctacaaaacaaaaatgtaactgTGAATAAAATCAAAGTCGAGATAAATTATTCAAGATGAAAATATtacacaaattaaaagaaataatttgcTGTTATTCGATGCATTGGTAAGAATGTGGTCAGACACGTGCAAATCCCTCGGAGTTACCAGCTTTCTAAAGGTGACGCCCATCACCAACAAAGTAACACACATTAAGGAAAATCACATTATGCTGTTACAAGTCAAAACTTTAAACACTTACAAAGTAAAGTTAGATTGGATCATGTATTGTCATTTTCAGAAGTTCAAACAGTTCTTTGCAATAGTCTTGGCTTCAAGTCAACAAGCATAGCACAGTTTCTTTGCAATAGTCTTGACTTCAAGTCAACACTCTCAACTTCGGCGAATACTCTTCAGTCTTCTCAAGAATGACAGGGATCGTTTCTGGGGCTGTGAGTCCGTTTCCACCGGCAAAGATAAGGACCGGTCTCGTGGGTTCAACACCACATTGGCGACTTGTTTAAAGAGACTGTTCACGCTGTCTGCGCTTTTGGCGTTGCATTCCACGTACCTGACGACATCCATATAGTCAATCAGTCTGAGCTCCGCCTCGGCACTGCTTACACAACCCGGGCGTTTCTGGTCCGATTTGGTTCCGACAACAAGGATTGGCACGTCTTGTTCTGTGCGTTCGTCCCGGATCTGTTCGAGGATACAAAGAGCGTCTTCGAAGGATTTCGGGTCTTGAAGAGAATGTACTAAGAGGAATATGTGACCCGTGGAGATGTACAGTCTCCTCATGGCAGGGAAATCATAGCTTCCCGATGTATCCAGGATTTCCAGTTTACACTTCTTGCGGCCCTGCCACGCGTAGCCAATGTGAATGTCATCTACCGTTGGCTTGTAGGTTCTTTCGATGTCACCTTTAAGGAACATGGATATCAGAGCTGACTTGCCCACACCCGTAGAGCCCAAGACGACTAGACGGTAGGAGTCAGAATCTTCAGATCCCTGCTTCATGGTGCTTAAGTTGTATAGATGAAGTCTACCAATTAAGGTGCTCTGAGACAGGTGTTTGTCTTATCGGAGGATTTTCATCTGAATGGCTCTATCTTAGTTGAGACTTAATCTTTTATACAGAAAGAAACTCCAAATTCGTGCGTCACACTGAACAACTACAACTACCAATTACACAGTAAGACTTCTACATTGCAGAAAGTGCAAAGGGCCTTGAGCACTCCTGGAGGTGACTATGCAACTTCATTTAGAAATAATAGTAAGACAAAAGTTCTCCAATAAGCCGTATGTGCATGGTAAATTTAGATATCACGTGTCCTAACTTCTCACTGAGCTATATCGCATTTAAAGATCCTTATTGGAACATAGCCTGATAACGCTATTACCATGAGAATTAGCTTGGATGAGAGAGTCTTCCACCTATACAGTCACTATTAACTTCGTAGCCCCGTAGAAATGAACAGGTTAACATCCAATACACCCCACGTTCTTAGATATTTTAGTCGCAAGTTGGATTTGGGGTATTTTCTTGCTAACACTCAGCATGAGACATTTGTTTTGGGCTCTGTGGCTTCAGTGAACCTTTCAGAGTTTATGTACACCATATTAAAACAAGTTAAAGAGCAGCCAGTACAGTCGCGTTCGTGTGAATATATTGGCATACCACGTCCATATTATGTTGTTATGTGCTGCAACCGGTAGGAAATACTTTATGAACAGTTACACAGATATATCGGTTTTACATGAGAGGGTCACCGCGTATGTTGAGTACTTATATAATACGTAAAGAGTGTAAACATGGGATGGAGGAGGATGGTccaaaaagagggcgctatcagaagtagtttgtataCAGTTTATCATGTGTGGGGTGGGAGGGGCGTATCTCCGGGAGGCCACATCTCAAAtcccacaatattttacatTCCCAAAACACGTCGGTCTAATTGATTTGTAATGGACATAAtggacgcatcctgatcaggaaatggcaggggattgaccagggacagatcagaggtctcattgagagtatgagaagacgactccttgccgttcaggacaatgatggaggacacaccaagaatggaggacaggataacagcagttttagagttaaagatacggcaattaatttcatggtcatgtaaacgaaacgagtttgtgtcttttgtcttgattttgtctgagtgtgatgcttatgtgagttcccttttggaattggggtgaataggggcttttgcaacttttgaaattcgaccttaagccactcaagtgtccataaatccaccaaacaacatcgtagcgcaatacaagatgtgtcaaaacgtgcagaaattaacggtgaatagaaacgaacaatttattttttttatactatttcagattccgataaatctgaccatttgtaagtgtttagatactttattggcgcagtttacgTTAAACTAAACTAGTTGACCACAACAAATCTCTCCAACGTAAAGCTCTTCATGGTTGGGGTCACTATTGATCCAGGAAGTTGAAATAATatacttgcacagtctataaaTGGACCTCTATTGACGTTATCAATCCTTGAGCACTGAGTCTACGAAAAGGCGCCCTCCTCAAATGACGTCACATAAACTACAATAACACATGCACACGTGTACGCGCTGTAcatgactctcagccaatgatctCCTTCCACGCTTGCACGTTTTACAAAGATTgcggccaatgcaaggggtctatttggGACTACATGTCTGTGTAAATCAAATACGGCCTTGTTTCAAAATTGGGGGGATGTTGGCATACCCATggaattcaaacattttgaaaggTCAAGAAACCCTTTTTGCAATTAAGGAGACATACGATCAGACTGAGGTTGCATACTTCATTGAGGACACACATTCGACCAAGGGATGGTCCAGATGTGAATTATCTGGTTTATCTTCACTGGTATTCCTGCGAGGGTTTGAAATAAATACGTGGAAATGACGGGGCCACGCGCATGACAATTTCCGGTTTAATTTGGTGCTCGCAATGGGCCGGATATGGTGTAACCCCGCCCCACCCCCACCCTCACTCCATGTTGTCTTCATTGTGAATATAACTTACGTACAAGAGGAAAATAGTCTATACGGGAATCATTTTATTCTTTGCATCTAAATCTTCACTGTCGTGGTGCTTTTCAAttgggaattttgttttctagatCGTATCAAAAAGGGGCatccttaaaaacaaatatcaggAAACATTTGAAGATTGAAATTCTATGCCTtcagaaaaagacaaaaatgcaCACGGGAACATTATACATTTTCCCGGATTCCCGGTCATGATGGGCCCTGACCAATTTCTTGGTCAGTATGACTAAACAATGTGTCAAAGTGACCCCTAAATGGGTCCAACTGTCGCAGGGAGTTAACATTTTAACCGGTCGTGTTAGCCTGACCCAGAAATCAGGCCCTATGTGAAATCGGGCCATGGAAGAGTTCACTCCTGGGTTCCCTAAAACAATCATGAAACACGATTGAACCATTGAGTGAACCTAACTGACGAACCATTGCGGAGGTTTATGGTTTTCGTATCGTATAGTAGTTTCTTTTATCACCTGCCACGTCTacgaccccggttcgaatcccgctggGGCACTATGcgggttgggttttcagtccctgtcTTAACTGCGTGGGTTTCCCTAAGAAATAGTTCTCTGTGGTTTTCCCACCACATGTACAAAACTAAAACTTCGTTACTAATATATTTAATCGGTGCTAGATTTCAAGTGTTAAAAATGAGTTTAAAATacctatttattttattgcttgATTCGTACAATTATAACAATAGTTACGGAACTCAACTTAATTTGTGTAGGTTCTAATAAACTTATATTAAAGATGTGCATACaataatatgttttaaaatcaaGACTCAAGAAGTAGTTGAGAAAGTGCCATAATTTCTTAAGGTGCTCGGTAAGGGGGAATGCGAAATAAACAAACCGTAACTCAAAGTTAGCCTCGCGGGCTTTTGGAGGTTTTAATGGTAAAATTATTCCCAAATTGAGGTATatgacgtccttagcaacacccttatcaacagccgtagccgtagctgtagacgccAATTTGGAAACGGCCTTATGGGGTTCAACCTCGTTACCACttgtttaaatatttcattCTCCCTACTAAAATTATAGTAAAAATCAGGTGGGTTCGGTGAAATATTCATACCGTTGGGCAAATGTTCGAATCTGTTGACTAAAACAGAACTAGATATCAAGAGCACTGAACAAATGTGCCCTTAAAAATTCTTCAAATACTTAATACTACACGAATTCAAAGACAAGTGTCTTGGACAACTTTCTGTTCTAAAAAGGCAGGGTATCCCTTTGGCAATTACACTGATAGTTAGTGTGCATAAAAAACTACTTGGCAAGAGCACTACTGGAGCGCTCCTaatattgttagaaacggcaccctttaaatctgagaatggctttaggcttgaagcctttcCCAGGCATCTGAAAATTACTTGCCACCAGAG
The nucleotide sequence above comes from Asterias rubens chromosome 12, eAstRub1.3, whole genome shotgun sequence. Encoded proteins:
- the LOC117297667 gene encoding GTP-binding protein Di-Ras2-like, with amino-acid sequence MKQGSEDSDSYRLVVLGSTGVGKSALISMFLKGDIERTYKPTVDDIHIGYAWQGRKKCKLEILDTSGSYDFPAMRRLYISTGHIFLLVHSLQDPKSFEDALCILEQIRDERTEQDVPILVVGTKSDQKRPGCVSSAEAELRLIDYMDVVRYVECNAKSADSVNSLFKQVANVVLNPRDRSLSLPVETDSQPQKRSLSFLRRLKSIRRS